From a single Salvelinus namaycush isolate Seneca chromosome 14, SaNama_1.0, whole genome shotgun sequence genomic region:
- the LOC120059023 gene encoding splicing regulatory glutamine/lysine-rich protein 1-like, producing MGGYVPDYDHDPRAVSPSSYLEPEEPGVAAVDKTHSLPTKSGRVDRGGGQREREKRRRQRKGGSLGGRSSRGGGGGRGTPDTDLDWPEEEEAEEEEEESQVISHRGQKSENKDNGKCSQSLPKNVLRNSDRQEEVVETVPEVKHSRVKQRSKQLRSRTTQSERRERVEEIEELDVHILPSASKTQATVEGRERGRRKRDGQREKEKEREREVKTKAAGPEKRDRPPEKERERAPFSFLMPLQDGDAELSNAESGASGASGASFSDQFSVSAASISGSTAGAPPGWGEPRELRGDPWRTQSWCRATHASHNPGPWRSTQSRGATGPGPWIKPSQQKLTQVLVGHRLRRGLDL from the coding sequence accATGATCCCAGAGCAGTCTCCCCCTCCTCCTATCTCGAACCAGAGGAGCCGGGTGTGGCTGCAGTAGATAAAACACACTCTCTGCCAACGAAGAGCGGAAGggtggatagaggaggaggacagagggagagggagaagagaagaaggcAGAGGAAGGGAGGTAGTCTGGGGGGAAGGAgtagcagaggaggaggaggagggcgagGTACTCCTGACACAGACCTGGATTGgcccgaggaggaggaggcggaagaggaggaggaggagagtcagGTGATCAGCCACAGAGGTCAGAAGTCAGAGAATAAGGACAATGGAAAATGTTCCCAGAGTTTACCCAAGAACGTACTAAGGAACTCGGACAGacaggaggaggtagtggagacaGTGCCGGAGGTGAAGCACAGCAGGGTCAAACAGAGGTCAAAACAGCTGAGGAGCAGGACAACAcaaagtgagaggagagagagggtagaggaaaTAGAGGAGCTGGACGTACACATACTTCCCTCAGCCAGTAAAACACAGGCGACGGTAGAAGGTagggaaagggggaggaggaagagggatggacaaagggagaaagagaaagagagggagagggaggtgaagacaAAGGCTGCAGGACCGGAAAAAAGAGACAGAcccccagagaaagagagagagcgggctCCCTTCTCCTTCCTCATGCCACTGCAGGATGGAGACGCTGAGCTGTCTAATGCAGAGTCAGGGGCCTCAGGAGCCTCCGGGGCCAGCTTCTCTGACCAGTTCAGTGTGTCTGCTGCCAGTATCTCTGGATCCACCGCCGGGGCCCCACCTGGGTGGGGAGAACCCAGAGAACTGAGAGGGGACCCATGGAGAACCCAGTCATGGTGTCGGGCCACCCATGCATCCCACAACCCGGGCCCCTGGAGAAGTACACAGTCACGGGGGGCCACCGGCCCCGGCCCCTGGATTAAACCCAGCCAGCAGAAACTGACTCAGGTGTTGGTGGGACACAGGCTGAGAAGAGGTCTTGACCTgtag